The Denticeps clupeoides chromosome 5, fDenClu1.1, whole genome shotgun sequence genome includes a region encoding these proteins:
- the LOC114790241 gene encoding 2-iminobutanoate/2-iminopropanoate deaminase-like, producing the protein MSAAIRRIISTAKAPAAIGPYSQAVVVDRTMYVSGQLGMDPSSGQLVSGGVQAQTKQALVNMGEILKEAGCGYENVVKTTVLLADMNDFSSVNDVYRQFFQSNYPARAAYQVAALPRGGLVEIEAVAVLGPLKDA; encoded by the exons ATGTCTGCTGCCATCAGACGGATCATCAGCACGGCGAAGGCGCCCGCTGCCATCGGCCCGTACAG CCAGGCCGTGGTGGTCGACCGCACCATGTACGTCTCTGGCCAGTTGGGTATGGATCCTTCCTCTGGTCAGCTGGTATCAGGAGGAGTGCAGGCACAAACCAAACAA GCTCTTGTAAATATGGGTGAAATTCTGAAGGAAGCTGGATGTGGATATGAAAATG TTGTGAAGACCACAGTACTTCTGGCAGACATGAACGACTTCAGCAGCGTTAACGACGTCTACAGACAGT TCTTCCAGAGTAACTATCCAGCAAGAGCCGCCTACCAGGTTGCAGCCCTTCCCAGA GGTGGACTTGTTGAGATTGAAGCTGTGGCTGTCTTAGGTCCCCTCAAAGATGCCTAA
- the LOC114790240 gene encoding coiled-coil domain-containing protein 8 homolog yields the protein MGCSSSSSQTAGQENRPATKPEESNGDTTFVARNGSAAEDTETIEDQMQLPVQSASPDGEVVEPVVEACEATEGLAVEEGASAIAEPEPGAESVELAAPAAEALGPETAVEVLAAAAESVEAAAEAAAEAEAAPETEAAVEAAPETEAAPETEAAVEAAPETEAAVEAAPETEAAPETEAAVEAAAEAEAVVEAGMAPEAEPQLEAVDPLEVPASSEADESVQPVECASVVQKADASLPAESNIPNESPPKEEAVASCPVETTQAVEAELPVPKEAVAAEAVESAEDSSAPKATNISVVEPSAAEAEKVEEPVPVPETDESLAPGREVESVAAPESDSTSEAAAAVEAKIEGDAPETSPGTGAEVAKTAEEAPAATDE from the exons ATGGGGTGCTCTTCGTCCAGCTCTCAGACCGCTGGCCAGGAAAACAGACCGGCCACGAAACCCGAGGAGAGTAACGGAGACACGACTTTCG TCGCCCGCAATGGAAGTGCTGCAGAAGACACAGAAACCATCGAAGATCAGATGCAGCTGCCCGTTCAGAGTGCCTCACCGGATGGGGAGGTGGTGGAGCCTGTAGTGGAGGCCTGCGAGGCCACCGAGGGCCTGGCAGTGGAAGAAGGTGCGTCAGCCATCGCAGAGCCGGAGCCTGGTGCTGAGAGCGTGGAActtgctgctcctgctgctgaagCACTGGGGCCTGAGACAGCAGTGGAAGTGCTGGCCGCTGCTGCTGAAAGTGTCgaagctgctgctgaagctgctgctgaagctgaGGCTGCTCCTGAAACTGAGGCTGCTGTTGAAGCTGCTCCTGAAACCGAGGCTGCTCCTGAAACCGAGGCTGCTGTTGAAGCTGCTCCTGAAACCGAGGCTGCTGTTGAAGCTGCTCCTGAAACCGAGGCTGCTCCTGAAACTGAGGCTGCTgttgaagctgctgctgaagctgaGGCTGTTGTTGAAGCTGGCATGGCTCCTGAAGCAGAGCCTCAACTAGAAGCTGTGGACCCTCTGGAGGTTCCAGCTTCCAGTGAAGCAGATGAATCTGTGCAACCTGTTGAATGTGCAAGTGTAGTTCAGAAAGCCGATGCTAGTCTACCTGCTGAATCCAACATTCCTAACGAATCACCTCCCAAAGAAGAAGCTGTGGCTTCCTGCCCTGTAGAAACGACACAAGCCGTGGAAGCTGAGCTTCCTGTCCCAAAAGAAGCTGTAGCTGCAGAGGCTGTGGAAAGTGCAGAAGACTCCTCAGCGCCCAAGGCCACAAACATCTCAGTGGTGGAGCCCAGTGCTGCTGAAGCTGAGAAGGTGGAGGAACCTGTTCCAGTCCCTGAGACTGACGAGAGCTTGGCTCCAGGGCGTGAGGTGGAGAGTGTTGCCGCACCCGAATCAGACAGCACTTCTGAAGCAGCGGCAGCTGTGGAGGCCAAGATAGAAG GGGACGCACCAGAGACCTCGCCAGGGACTGGAGCGGAAGTGGCCAAAACGGCGGAGGAGGCTCCTG CTGCCACCGACGAGTAA
- the LOC114790577 gene encoding 60S ribosomal protein L30 encodes MVAAKKTKKSLESINSRLQLVMKSGKYVLGYRQTLKMIRQGKAKLVILANNCPALRKSEIEYYAMLAKTGVHHYSGNNIELGTACGKYYRVCTLAIIDPGDSDIIRSMPDQQQGEK; translated from the exons ATGGTGGCCGCAAAGAAGACG AAAAAGTCCCTGGAGTCCATCAACTCGAGGCTCCAGCTGGTCATGAAAAGTGGCAAATATGTGCTCGGGTACAGACAGACGCTTAAGATGATCCGGCAGGGCAAAGCCAAGCTCGTCATTCTGGCCAACAACTGCCCGGCCCTCAg GAAGTCAGAAATTGAATACTATGCCATGTTGGCTAAGACTGGGGTCCATCATTACAGTGGGAACAACATCGAACTGGGTACAGCCTGTGGTAAATACTACCGGGTATGCACACTGGCCATCATCGACCCAG GTGACTCTGAtatcatcaggagcatgcctgACCAGCAGCAAGGCGAGAAATAG
- the LOC114790575 gene encoding matrilin-2-like, protein MKTLAFGLLCVLCWLSAHGEIHHKQRLGAVSSKPRKDPAQQTSSLESQCKGKPLDFVFVIDSSRSVRPDDYEKVKAFIANVVSFLDVGQNATRVGLLQYGSIVQNEFSLQTFHKKADVLQAISSMVHLASGTMTGLALRYTTEEAFSEAQGARPAHVQVPRVAMVVTDGRPQDTVEEAAAEARQAGIQIFAVGVGRVDMSTLRAIGSEPHSEHVFLVANFSQIETLSSVFQDKLCADLCLVVDHQCEHVCVSTPASFMCRCRKGYVLNADGKTCRAEDVCATVEHGCQHLCANLPGAYECRCREGYEINDDGKTCRRIDFCDLGDHGCEHDCISTPESYVCRCKKGFVLNPDGKTCSKMDQCALGHHGCEHQCVNTDDSFVCQCRKGHILRPDGKTCKKIDPCGLGDHGCEHECVNTDDTFTCRCRKGYTLRPDGKTCKKNDQCALGHHGCEHECVNTEDFFVCRCRKGFTLRPDGKTCKSLDICQTVDHGCEHQCVSKPGLGSYLCICSEGYTLGEDGKSCKKPFCKNGAMDLVFVIDGSKSLGAANFERVKRWVNGIVDSLVVSRQGTQVGLIQYSTKVRTEFTLAQHTTAKSIQEAVSRMHYMGRGSMTGSALRHMFEHSFSAKEGSRAGISRVSIVFTDGRSQDDVSIWATKAKDAGVTIYAVGVGKAIEDELREIASEPDDKHLYYTEDLSRMSDITDKLKAEICQGNPAPGNQCECDTLIAFQNQATEQIRTLTRKLETVTRKIESLENQRKHK, encoded by the exons AGAGCCAGTGCAAAGGGAAGCCCTTGGACTTCGTTTTTGTCATCGACAGCTCCCGTAGTGTTCGCCCAGATGATTACGAGAAGGTCAAGGCTTTCATAGCCAATGTTGTGTCTTTCCTGGATGTGGGACAGAATGCCACCCGTGTGGGTCTCCTGCAGTATGGCAGCATAGTGCAGAACGAATTCTCGCTCCAAACCTTTCACAAGAAGGCTGATGTCCTTCAAGCCATAAGCAGCATGGTGCACCTCGCCTCCGGGACAATGACGGGCCTGGCGCTGAGGTACACAACGGAAGAGGCCTTCTCCGAAGCGCAGGGGGCGCGGCCAGCGCATGTCCAGGTGCCACGTGTCGCCATGGTGGTGACGGACGGGCGGCCGCAAGACACGGTGGAAGAAGCAGCGGCGGAGGCGCGGCAGGCCGGGATCCAGATCTTCGCGGTGGGGGTGGGCAGGGTGGACATGAGCACGCTGCGTGCCATTGGGAGCGAGCCACACTCCGAGCATGTCTTCCTGGTGGCCAACTTCAGCCAGATAGAGACACTGAGCTCTGTCTTTCAGGACAAGCTCTGCGCAG atttGTGCTTGGTGGTGGACCACcagtgtgagcatgtgtgtgtcagcacGCCCGCATCCTTCATGTGCAGATGCAGGAAGGGCTATGTCCTCAATGCTGACGGCAAAACGTGCCGCG CTGAAGACGTGTGCGCCACCGTGGAACATGGCTGCCAGCACCTCTGTGCCAATCTGCCCGGGGCCTACGAGTGCCGCTGCAGGGAAGGGTATGAGATCAACGATGATGGAAAGACCTGTCGCA GGATTGATTTCTGCGACTTGGGAGACCATGGCTGTGAGCATGACTGCATCAGCACTCCGGAGTCCTACGTCTGCAGATGCAAAAAGGGCTTTGTGCTCAACCCAGATGGCAAGACATGCAGCA AAATGGACCAGTGTGCTCTGGGTCATCATGGATGTGAACACCAGTGTGTTAACACTGACGACTCCTTTGTGTGTCAGTGTAGAAAAGGCCACATTCTTAGACCGGATGGCAAAACGTGCAAGA AAATTGACCCTTGTGGTCTCGGTGACCATGGGTGTGAGCATGAGTGTGTTAACACCGACGACACGTTCACGTGCCGCTGTAGAAAAGGCTACACTCTAAGACCGGATGGCAAAACGTGCAAGA AAAACGACCAGTGTGCTCTTGGTCATCATGGATGTGAGCACGAGTGTGTgaacactgaagacttctttgtGTGCCGCTGTAGAAAAGGCTTCACACTAAGGCCTGATGGCAAAACGTGCAAGA GCCTGGACATCTGTCAGACGGTGGACCATGGCTGTGAGCATCAGTGTGTCAGCAAACCTGGGCTTGGCTCCTATTTGTGCATATGTTCTGAGGGCTACACACTAGGAGAGGATGGCAAGAGCTGCAAAA AACCGTTTTGCAAAAACGGAGCCATGGACTTGGTGTTCGTAATTGATGGCTCTAAAAGCCTAGGCGCTGCCAACTTTGAGCGGGTGAAGAGGTGGGTCAATGGCATTGTGGACTCCTTGGTTGTGTCCAGACAGGGAACTCAGGTTGGGCTGATCCAGTACTCCACCAAGGTGCGCACAGAGTTCACGCTGGCCCAGCACACCACTGCAAAGTCCATACAAGAGGCTGTGTCCAGAATGCATTACATGGGCCGTGGATCCATGACAGGCTCGGCACTGAGGCACATGTTTGAACACAGCTTCTCTGCCAAGGAAGGCAGCAGAGCGGGGATCTCGCGTGTCAGCATCGTTTTTACAGATGGACGTTCTCAGGATGACGTCTCCATATGGGCAACCAAGGCTAAAGATGCTG GTGTAACAATATATGCAGTGGGTGTGGGGAAAGCCATTGAGGACGAGCTCAGAGAAATTGCCTCTGAGCCAGACGACAAGCACTTATACTACACAGAGGACCTCAGCCGCATGAGCGACATCACAGACAAACTGAAGGCAGAGATATGCCAGG GCAACCCAGCTCCTGGCAATCAGTGCGAGTGTGATACTTTAATAGCATTCCAGAACCAAGCCACAGAACAAATAAGGACACTCACACGGAAGC TAGAAACAGTGACAAGGAAGATTGAGAGCCTTGAAAACCAACGGAAACACAAGTGA